From one Rhopalosiphum padi isolate XX-2018 chromosome 2, ASM2088224v1, whole genome shotgun sequence genomic stretch:
- the LOC132919279 gene encoding elongation factor-like GTPase 1 isoform X3, producing the protein MLLWENFLKKMYLKKKLKLKSMLVFSQVKICTINGVLLLRPLMIPIYIFHHNREMLFLHLLLMAGHLVSNKLGVNVDVLKKTLWGDFYLHSKTKRIMKGAQEKAKKPIFVQMILENIWLIYDVIINQKDKERLLKISESMNVTLLARDLRQTDTRILLQSFLSQWIPLSLSVLGMVCDKCPAPNQLTDVKIETLLCPPMKEFNLMPKETIALKTDFLKCSPDDVSVPVIAFVSKMFPIKRKYLPQNKPKVLTIEEIAKRRELARIKHALKSSVIKTEDSETKSSTTVNNEENNPEVIEPTQNENDVMFIAFGRMYSGTIRRGQEMYVLGPKHDPSKITDKDFFVDENCTLATLKSDQHIMKTTITDLYMLMGRDLEPVDEVPAGNIFGAGNLEQYILKSATLSTTLACPPFTEIKAMATPIMRVALEPKHSMDLPDLVKGLKLLNQADACVQVIMQETGEHVIVTAGEVHLQKCLDDLRERYAKIEVIASAPIVPFRETVVMPPKVDMAHEIVENQKNETEENSNGLLNVYTSNHLCCIKIRAEPLPIAATNLLEKSTDILRALSEQKTENIADALDRLKIEDSASKNIKIAIDTFQLQLQEALGNSVDVSQIWAFGPRKCGPNILLNKIPNYSRSVWNPKDNVHDLTKYENSFMNGFQIATLAGPLCEEPMTGVCFVVEDWTVDVVQQISSDPYGPMSGQIMSAVKEGCRKAFQAQPQRLMAAMYSCSIQANAEILGKMYAVLGRRHGRVISSDMAQGSASTFNITALLPVIESFSFSAEIRKQTSGLASPQLVFSHWEVIDIDPFWVPNTEEELELFGEKADSGNRALNYMNAVRRRKGLSVEEKIVEFGEKQRTLSKNK; encoded by the exons ATGCTGTTGTGGGAGAACTTTTTAAAAAAGATGTATTTGAAAAAGAAGCTGAAACTAAAGAGCATGTTGGTGTTCAGTCAGGTGAAGATTTGTACAATCAATGGAGTACTGCTATTGAGGCCGCTGATGATTccgatttatatttttcaccACAACAGGGAAATGTTGTTTTTGCATCTGCTGCTGATGGCTGGgcatttag TGTCAAACAAACTTGGTGTGAACGTAGATGTCTTAAAAAAGACATTATGGGGAGACTTTTATTTGCATTCCAAGACCAAAAGAATCATGAAAGGTGCACAAGAAAAAGCCAAGAAACCAATTTTTGTTCAAATGATACTTGAAAACATTTGGCTTATATATGATGTCATTATTAatcaaaaa gaCAAAGagcgtttattaaaaatttctgAAAGTATGAATGTGACACTTTTAGCCAGAGATTTGCGTCAAACAGATACAAGAATTTTATTGCAATCTTTTTTATCTCAATGGATTCCTTTATCTTTATCAgttttag GAATGGTATGTGATAAATGCCCGGCACCAAATCAACTTACTGATGTTAAAATTGAAACTTTACTCTGTCCTCCAATGAAAGAATTTAACCTTATGCCTAAAGAAACCATAgcattaaaaactgattttttaaaatgtagtccTGATGATGTTTCTGTCCCAGTTATAGCTTTTGTTTCTAAAATGTTTCCa attaaaagaaaatatttacctCAAAATAAACCAAAAGTATTAACTATTGAAGAAATAGCTAAAAGACGAGAATTGGCAAGAATTAAGCATGCTTTAAAAAGTAGTGTAATAAAAACAGAAGATTCAGAAACAAAAAGTAGTACTACAGTTAATAATGAAGAAAATAATCCAGAAGTTATAGAACCTACTCAAAATGAGAATGATGTAATGTTTATTGCATTTGGAAGAATGTACAGTGGAACAATTCGTCGCGGTCAAGAAATGTATGTTTTAGGACCTAAACATGATCCATCTAAAATAACAGATAAA gatttttttgtTGATGAAAATTGCACTTTGGCTACTTTAAAATCTGACCAACATATCATGAAAACTACCATAACTGATTTGTACATGTTAATGGGTAGAGATTTAGAACCAGTAGATGAAGTTCCTGCTGGaaatatatttg gtgctGGTAATCTAGAACAATATATCTTGAAGAGTGCTACTTTGTCTACCACTCTAGCTTGTCCACCATTCACAGAAATTAAAGCTATGGCCACACCAATCATGAGGGTGGCTTTAGAACCAAAACATTCAATGGATTTGCCTGACCTTGTTAAGGGTCTTAAACTACTTAATCAAGCAGATGCATGTGTTCAG GTAATAATGCAAGAAACAGGTGAACATGTAATTGTCACTGCAGGAGAAGTACATcttcaaaaatgtttagatgACCTTCGCGAAag ATATGCTAAAATCGAAGTTATTGCTTCAGCTCCAATAGTACCTTTTCGAGAGACTGTTGTTATGCCACCTAAAGTTGATATGGCTCATGAAATTGTTGAAAAccaa AAAAATGAAACTGAAGAAAATTCAAACGgtcttttaaatgtttatacatcAAATCATCTGTGTTGTATTAAGATACGAGCAGAACCTTTACCGATAGCTGCTACAAATCTTCTGGAGAAGTCAACAGACATTTTAAGAGCTTTATCAGaacaaaaaactgaaaatattgcTGATGCATTAGACCGTTTGAAAATTGAAGATAGtgcttctaaaaatattaaaattgctaTTGATACATTTCAGTTACAATTACAAGAAGCGCTCGGAAACAGTGTAGACGTATCCCAAATTTGGGCATTTGGACCTAGAAAATGTggaccaaatattttattaaataaaataccaa attattcaAGATCGGTATGGAATCCAAAAGACAATGTACATGATTTGACTAAgtatgaaaatagttttatgaatGGTTTTCAAATAGCAACTTTGGCTGGTCCTCTATGTGAAGAACCAATGACGGGGGTATGTTTTGTAGTTGAAGATTGGACAGTTGATGTTGTACAACAGATTTcaag TGATCCTTATGGACCCATGTCTGGGCAAATCATGTCAGCTGTGAAAGAAGGATGTCGGAAAGCTTTTCAAGCTCAACCACAAAGACTCATGGCTGCTATGTACTCATGTTCTATTCAAGCCAACGCTGAAATTCTAG GTAAAATGTATGCAGTTTTGGGAAGACGTCATGGTCGAGTTATTAGTTCAGATATGGCACAGGGTTCAGCATCCACTTTCAATATAACTGCTTTGTTACCAGTTATTGAAAGCTTTTCATTTTCTGCTGAAATACGCAAACAAACATCTGGTTTAGCTAGTCCACAACTAGTTTTTAGTCATTGggag GTAATTGATATTGATCCATTTTGGGTACCAAATACCGAGGAAGAATTGGAACTGTTTGGAGAAAAAGCTGATTCTGGTAATCGAGCTTTAAATTACATGAATGCAGTCCGTAGACGTAAAGGTTTGTCAGTAGaagaaaaaattgttgaatttgGTGAAAAACAACGtactttatcaaaaaataaataa
- the LOC132919279 gene encoding elongation factor-like GTPase 1 isoform X2 produces the protein MLLWENFLKKMYLKKKLKLKSMLVFSQVKICTINGVLLLRPLMIPIYIFHHNREMLFLHLLLMAGHLETFANLVSNKLGVNVDVLKKTLWGDFYLHSKTKRIMKGAQEKAKKPIFVQMILENIWLIYDVIINQKDKERLLKISESMNVTLLARDLRQTDTRILLQSFLSQWIPLSLSVLGMVCDKCPAPNQLTDVKIETLLCPPMKEFNLMPKETIALKTDFLKCSPDDVSVPVIAFVSKMFPIKRKYLPQNKPKVLTIEEIAKRRELARIKHALKSSVIKTEDSETKSSTTVNNEENNPEVIEPTQNENDVMFIAFGRMYSGTIRRGQEMYVLGPKHDPSKITDKDFFVDENCTLATLKSDQHIMKTTITDLYMLMGRDLEPVDEVPAGNIFGAGNLEQYILKSATLSTTLACPPFTEIKAMATPIMRVALEPKHSMDLPDLVKGLKLLNQADACVQVIMQETGEHVIVTAGEVHLQKCLDDLRERYAKIEVIASAPIVPFRETVVMPPKVDMAHEIVENQKNETEENSNGLLNVYTSNHLCCIKIRAEPLPIAATNLLEKSTDILRALSEQKTENIADALDRLKIEDSASKNIKIAIDTFQLQLQEALGNSVDVSQIWAFGPRKCGPNILLNKIPNYSRSVWNPKDNVHDLTKYENSFMNGFQIATLAGPLCEEPMTGVCFVVEDWTVDVVQQISSDPYGPMSGQIMSAVKEGCRKAFQAQPQRLMAAMYSCSIQANAEILGKMYAVLGRRHGRVISSDMAQGSASTFNITALLPVIESFSFSAEIRKQTSGLASPQLVFSHWEVIDIDPFWVPNTEEELELFGEKADSGNRALNYMNAVRRRKGLSVEEKIVEFGEKQRTLSKNK, from the exons ATGCTGTTGTGGGAGAACTTTTTAAAAAAGATGTATTTGAAAAAGAAGCTGAAACTAAAGAGCATGTTGGTGTTCAGTCAGGTGAAGATTTGTACAATCAATGGAGTACTGCTATTGAGGCCGCTGATGATTccgatttatatttttcaccACAACAGGGAAATGTTGTTTTTGCATCTGCTGCTGATGGCTGGgcatttag AAACATTTGCAAATTTAGTGTCAAACAAACTTGGTGTGAACGTAGATGTCTTAAAAAAGACATTATGGGGAGACTTTTATTTGCATTCCAAGACCAAAAGAATCATGAAAGGTGCACAAGAAAAAGCCAAGAAACCAATTTTTGTTCAAATGATACTTGAAAACATTTGGCTTATATATGATGTCATTATTAatcaaaaa gaCAAAGagcgtttattaaaaatttctgAAAGTATGAATGTGACACTTTTAGCCAGAGATTTGCGTCAAACAGATACAAGAATTTTATTGCAATCTTTTTTATCTCAATGGATTCCTTTATCTTTATCAgttttag GAATGGTATGTGATAAATGCCCGGCACCAAATCAACTTACTGATGTTAAAATTGAAACTTTACTCTGTCCTCCAATGAAAGAATTTAACCTTATGCCTAAAGAAACCATAgcattaaaaactgattttttaaaatgtagtccTGATGATGTTTCTGTCCCAGTTATAGCTTTTGTTTCTAAAATGTTTCCa attaaaagaaaatatttacctCAAAATAAACCAAAAGTATTAACTATTGAAGAAATAGCTAAAAGACGAGAATTGGCAAGAATTAAGCATGCTTTAAAAAGTAGTGTAATAAAAACAGAAGATTCAGAAACAAAAAGTAGTACTACAGTTAATAATGAAGAAAATAATCCAGAAGTTATAGAACCTACTCAAAATGAGAATGATGTAATGTTTATTGCATTTGGAAGAATGTACAGTGGAACAATTCGTCGCGGTCAAGAAATGTATGTTTTAGGACCTAAACATGATCCATCTAAAATAACAGATAAA gatttttttgtTGATGAAAATTGCACTTTGGCTACTTTAAAATCTGACCAACATATCATGAAAACTACCATAACTGATTTGTACATGTTAATGGGTAGAGATTTAGAACCAGTAGATGAAGTTCCTGCTGGaaatatatttg gtgctGGTAATCTAGAACAATATATCTTGAAGAGTGCTACTTTGTCTACCACTCTAGCTTGTCCACCATTCACAGAAATTAAAGCTATGGCCACACCAATCATGAGGGTGGCTTTAGAACCAAAACATTCAATGGATTTGCCTGACCTTGTTAAGGGTCTTAAACTACTTAATCAAGCAGATGCATGTGTTCAG GTAATAATGCAAGAAACAGGTGAACATGTAATTGTCACTGCAGGAGAAGTACATcttcaaaaatgtttagatgACCTTCGCGAAag ATATGCTAAAATCGAAGTTATTGCTTCAGCTCCAATAGTACCTTTTCGAGAGACTGTTGTTATGCCACCTAAAGTTGATATGGCTCATGAAATTGTTGAAAAccaa AAAAATGAAACTGAAGAAAATTCAAACGgtcttttaaatgtttatacatcAAATCATCTGTGTTGTATTAAGATACGAGCAGAACCTTTACCGATAGCTGCTACAAATCTTCTGGAGAAGTCAACAGACATTTTAAGAGCTTTATCAGaacaaaaaactgaaaatattgcTGATGCATTAGACCGTTTGAAAATTGAAGATAGtgcttctaaaaatattaaaattgctaTTGATACATTTCAGTTACAATTACAAGAAGCGCTCGGAAACAGTGTAGACGTATCCCAAATTTGGGCATTTGGACCTAGAAAATGTggaccaaatattttattaaataaaataccaa attattcaAGATCGGTATGGAATCCAAAAGACAATGTACATGATTTGACTAAgtatgaaaatagttttatgaatGGTTTTCAAATAGCAACTTTGGCTGGTCCTCTATGTGAAGAACCAATGACGGGGGTATGTTTTGTAGTTGAAGATTGGACAGTTGATGTTGTACAACAGATTTcaag TGATCCTTATGGACCCATGTCTGGGCAAATCATGTCAGCTGTGAAAGAAGGATGTCGGAAAGCTTTTCAAGCTCAACCACAAAGACTCATGGCTGCTATGTACTCATGTTCTATTCAAGCCAACGCTGAAATTCTAG GTAAAATGTATGCAGTTTTGGGAAGACGTCATGGTCGAGTTATTAGTTCAGATATGGCACAGGGTTCAGCATCCACTTTCAATATAACTGCTTTGTTACCAGTTATTGAAAGCTTTTCATTTTCTGCTGAAATACGCAAACAAACATCTGGTTTAGCTAGTCCACAACTAGTTTTTAGTCATTGggag GTAATTGATATTGATCCATTTTGGGTACCAAATACCGAGGAAGAATTGGAACTGTTTGGAGAAAAAGCTGATTCTGGTAATCGAGCTTTAAATTACATGAATGCAGTCCGTAGACGTAAAGGTTTGTCAGTAGaagaaaaaattgttgaatttgGTGAAAAACAACGtactttatcaaaaaataaataa
- the LOC132919279 gene encoding elongation factor-like GTPase 1 isoform X1, which yields MRDTAQNKLIELQHNPSSIRNICIMAHVDHGKTTLADSLVASNGVISQKMVGKLRYMDSRRDEQQRGITMKSSSIALYHCKNESEYLINVIDCPGHVDFFSEVSTALRLCDGAIIIVDVVEGVCPQTQACLKQIWSENIKPILVLNKIDRLILELNLTPLDAYIHLTQVLEQINAVVGELFKKDVFEKEAETKEHVGVQSGEDLYNQWSTAIEAADDSDLYFSPQQGNVVFASAADGWAFSIETFANLVSNKLGVNVDVLKKTLWGDFYLHSKTKRIMKGAQEKAKKPIFVQMILENIWLIYDVIINQKDKERLLKISESMNVTLLARDLRQTDTRILLQSFLSQWIPLSLSVLGMVCDKCPAPNQLTDVKIETLLCPPMKEFNLMPKETIALKTDFLKCSPDDVSVPVIAFVSKMFPIKRKYLPQNKPKVLTIEEIAKRRELARIKHALKSSVIKTEDSETKSSTTVNNEENNPEVIEPTQNENDVMFIAFGRMYSGTIRRGQEMYVLGPKHDPSKITDKDFFVDENCTLATLKSDQHIMKTTITDLYMLMGRDLEPVDEVPAGNIFGAGNLEQYILKSATLSTTLACPPFTEIKAMATPIMRVALEPKHSMDLPDLVKGLKLLNQADACVQVIMQETGEHVIVTAGEVHLQKCLDDLRERYAKIEVIASAPIVPFRETVVMPPKVDMAHEIVENQKNETEENSNGLLNVYTSNHLCCIKIRAEPLPIAATNLLEKSTDILRALSEQKTENIADALDRLKIEDSASKNIKIAIDTFQLQLQEALGNSVDVSQIWAFGPRKCGPNILLNKIPNYSRSVWNPKDNVHDLTKYENSFMNGFQIATLAGPLCEEPMTGVCFVVEDWTVDVVQQISSDPYGPMSGQIMSAVKEGCRKAFQAQPQRLMAAMYSCSIQANAEILGKMYAVLGRRHGRVISSDMAQGSASTFNITALLPVIESFSFSAEIRKQTSGLASPQLVFSHWEVIDIDPFWVPNTEEELELFGEKADSGNRALNYMNAVRRRKGLSVEEKIVEFGEKQRTLSKNK from the exons atgagggACACTGCTCAAAATAAACTGATTGAACTTCAACATAATCCTAGTTCAAtacgtaatatttgtattatggcTCATGTTGATCATGGTAAAACAACATTAGCAGATTCTCTGGTAGCCAGTAACGGTGTTATATCTCAGAAGATGGTTGGCAAATTGAGATACATGGATAGTAGACGAGATGAACAACAACGTGGAATAACAATGAAAAGTTCATCAATAGCGTTATATCATTGCAAaa ATGAATCAGAATATCTTATCAATGTAATCGATTGTCCTGGACATGTAGATTTTTTTTCCGAAGTCTCTACTGCATTAAGATTATGTGACGgagctattattattgttgatgttGTAGAAGGCGTTTGTCCTCAAACTCAG GCTTGTTTAAAGCAGATTTGGTCAGAAAATATTAAACCTATTTTGGTATTAAATAAGATTGATAGGTTGATATTAGAGTTAAATTTAACACCACTTGATGCCTATATTCATTTAACTCAAGTGCTTGAACAG ataaATGCTGTTGTGGGAGAACTTTTTAAAAAAGATGTATTTGAAAAAGAAGCTGAAACTAAAGAGCATGTTGGTGTTCAGTCAGGTGAAGATTTGTACAATCAATGGAGTACTGCTATTGAGGCCGCTGATGATTccgatttatatttttcaccACAACAGGGAAATGTTGTTTTTGCATCTGCTGCTGATGGCTGGgcatttag TATAGAAACATTTGCAAATTTAGTGTCAAACAAACTTGGTGTGAACGTAGATGTCTTAAAAAAGACATTATGGGGAGACTTTTATTTGCATTCCAAGACCAAAAGAATCATGAAAGGTGCACAAGAAAAAGCCAAGAAACCAATTTTTGTTCAAATGATACTTGAAAACATTTGGCTTATATATGATGTCATTATTAatcaaaaa gaCAAAGagcgtttattaaaaatttctgAAAGTATGAATGTGACACTTTTAGCCAGAGATTTGCGTCAAACAGATACAAGAATTTTATTGCAATCTTTTTTATCTCAATGGATTCCTTTATCTTTATCAgttttag GAATGGTATGTGATAAATGCCCGGCACCAAATCAACTTACTGATGTTAAAATTGAAACTTTACTCTGTCCTCCAATGAAAGAATTTAACCTTATGCCTAAAGAAACCATAgcattaaaaactgattttttaaaatgtagtccTGATGATGTTTCTGTCCCAGTTATAGCTTTTGTTTCTAAAATGTTTCCa attaaaagaaaatatttacctCAAAATAAACCAAAAGTATTAACTATTGAAGAAATAGCTAAAAGACGAGAATTGGCAAGAATTAAGCATGCTTTAAAAAGTAGTGTAATAAAAACAGAAGATTCAGAAACAAAAAGTAGTACTACAGTTAATAATGAAGAAAATAATCCAGAAGTTATAGAACCTACTCAAAATGAGAATGATGTAATGTTTATTGCATTTGGAAGAATGTACAGTGGAACAATTCGTCGCGGTCAAGAAATGTATGTTTTAGGACCTAAACATGATCCATCTAAAATAACAGATAAA gatttttttgtTGATGAAAATTGCACTTTGGCTACTTTAAAATCTGACCAACATATCATGAAAACTACCATAACTGATTTGTACATGTTAATGGGTAGAGATTTAGAACCAGTAGATGAAGTTCCTGCTGGaaatatatttg gtgctGGTAATCTAGAACAATATATCTTGAAGAGTGCTACTTTGTCTACCACTCTAGCTTGTCCACCATTCACAGAAATTAAAGCTATGGCCACACCAATCATGAGGGTGGCTTTAGAACCAAAACATTCAATGGATTTGCCTGACCTTGTTAAGGGTCTTAAACTACTTAATCAAGCAGATGCATGTGTTCAG GTAATAATGCAAGAAACAGGTGAACATGTAATTGTCACTGCAGGAGAAGTACATcttcaaaaatgtttagatgACCTTCGCGAAag ATATGCTAAAATCGAAGTTATTGCTTCAGCTCCAATAGTACCTTTTCGAGAGACTGTTGTTATGCCACCTAAAGTTGATATGGCTCATGAAATTGTTGAAAAccaa AAAAATGAAACTGAAGAAAATTCAAACGgtcttttaaatgtttatacatcAAATCATCTGTGTTGTATTAAGATACGAGCAGAACCTTTACCGATAGCTGCTACAAATCTTCTGGAGAAGTCAACAGACATTTTAAGAGCTTTATCAGaacaaaaaactgaaaatattgcTGATGCATTAGACCGTTTGAAAATTGAAGATAGtgcttctaaaaatattaaaattgctaTTGATACATTTCAGTTACAATTACAAGAAGCGCTCGGAAACAGTGTAGACGTATCCCAAATTTGGGCATTTGGACCTAGAAAATGTggaccaaatattttattaaataaaataccaa attattcaAGATCGGTATGGAATCCAAAAGACAATGTACATGATTTGACTAAgtatgaaaatagttttatgaatGGTTTTCAAATAGCAACTTTGGCTGGTCCTCTATGTGAAGAACCAATGACGGGGGTATGTTTTGTAGTTGAAGATTGGACAGTTGATGTTGTACAACAGATTTcaag TGATCCTTATGGACCCATGTCTGGGCAAATCATGTCAGCTGTGAAAGAAGGATGTCGGAAAGCTTTTCAAGCTCAACCACAAAGACTCATGGCTGCTATGTACTCATGTTCTATTCAAGCCAACGCTGAAATTCTAG GTAAAATGTATGCAGTTTTGGGAAGACGTCATGGTCGAGTTATTAGTTCAGATATGGCACAGGGTTCAGCATCCACTTTCAATATAACTGCTTTGTTACCAGTTATTGAAAGCTTTTCATTTTCTGCTGAAATACGCAAACAAACATCTGGTTTAGCTAGTCCACAACTAGTTTTTAGTCATTGggag GTAATTGATATTGATCCATTTTGGGTACCAAATACCGAGGAAGAATTGGAACTGTTTGGAGAAAAAGCTGATTCTGGTAATCGAGCTTTAAATTACATGAATGCAGTCCGTAGACGTAAAGGTTTGTCAGTAGaagaaaaaattgttgaatttgGTGAAAAACAACGtactttatcaaaaaataaataa